The DNA sequence GATGAATAGGCTATTTAATATTCTTACCACGCTGTTCCTGATTGCTCTTTTTGCCTCCTGTTCCGCAAAAAAATCCGAACCCTGGAATCAGGAACAGTTAATGCCGCCGGAGGAACTAGCCGGGATCATTAAGGATTCTGCGGCGGCCAAACCGCTAGTCGTTTGTATTGGCCCCGGCGCCTTGATAAAAGGTTCCGTAGATGTAGGCCAGACCGGTGAAGAACCGAACCTCGAAAAACTAAGGGGCCTGCTTGCGGAGGAAGATCGTGATAAAGCGATTGTTCTTTACTGCGGCTGCTGCCCCTTTGAAAAATGCCCCAATATACGGCCGGCGTTCACCCTTTTGAATGATATGAAATTCACGAATCACCGCCTGCTGAATCTTTCCAACAACCTGAAGACGGATTGGATTGAGAAGGGTTATCCGGTGGAGGATCTTACTGCTTTAGACTGATTGACAGGGCAGAGTGCTGCATCCCCAACATGGACGAATAGCCGGGCCTCACATCCGGACTTGATTTATGAGTTGAGTTTCCCGGCTGCCCAGCCCCAACTTTGAAGGGATAGCCTGTCCTTATATCCGGATTGCAATGCCCGGAACCCGGGCGGTTAATTTTTCGTAATATATTTTTTAGATATATCTAAATTTGTATTTTTGTATATCAAAAAATATTTTGTGATGATTAGAAATATTTTACTTAGCACGGGGCTGGCGCTATGCGGGTACGGAGCCGCGGCGCAGGCTGAAAAAGGCGAACAGGAAGCGGGCGAAGAAGAACCTGCTTCTCTTGAACAAGTGGTGGTATCCGGTACCATGAAAGAGGTACTAAAACTTGAAAGCCCCGTGCCGGTGGAAGTTTATACTTCGAGCTTCTTTAAAGCTAACCCTACGCCGTCAATTTTCGATGCCCTGCAGCATGTTAACGGAGTGCGGCCGCAGCTTAACTGTAATATCTGCAATACCGGCGATATCCACATCAACGGCCTGGAAGGTGCTTATACGATGGTACTCATTAATGGAATGCCCATTGTCAGTGGTCTTTCTACCGTTTACGGACTTAGCGGCATTCCGCAGGCGCTTATTGAAAGAGTAGAGATTGTGAAAGGCCCGGCTTCGACTTTATACGGAAGCGAAGCGGTTGCGGGACTGATAAATATCATCACCAAAAAGCCGGAAGACGCGCCGGTATGGTCTGCGGATGTATTTACCACCAGCTGGGCGGAGGTCAGTGCGGACATCGCTGCAAAATTTGAAGCAGGCAGGAAAGCGCATTCGCTTGCGGGAATAAATTACTTCAATTACCGGCACCCTGTTGACGGCAACGATGATGGTTTTACGGACGTAACGCTTCAAAACCGGTTTTCTGTTTTCAATAAGTGGGATTTTGAAAGGGAAAACGGACGCCTGTTTTCCCTTGCCGGCCGCTATATCTACGAGGACCGCTGGGGAGGGGAAATGGACTGGAACAGGAAGTACCGGGGAGGGGATGATCTATACGGGGAAAGCATTTATACCAGCCGTTGGGAAGTATTCGGAAATTACCAATTGCCGGTGGAAGATAATATCCTGTTCCGTTTCAGTGCAAACGGACACGACCAGAACAGCATGTACGGAACTTCTCCCTATTTGGCGGACCAGTATATTGCCTTCGGGCAGTTAACCTGGAATAAACCTCTTCAGCATCATGATCTGCTGGCAGGGCTTACCTACCGGTACACCTGGTACAATGATAATACCCCTGCTACCGCTGATTTCGATGACCCGGCCGCAGACCGCCCTGTACAAACCCGCTTGCCGGGGATTTTTCTGCAGGATGAGATCACGATCGATTTCCGGAACAAGCTGCTGCTGGGTTTCCGTTATGATTACCATTCTGTTCACGGAAGTATTTTAACGCCGCGCCTTAATTATAAATGGAGTTCGGGAGACAAGAACAACGTGCTGCGTCTGAGCCTTGGAAGCGGCTACCGGGTAGCCAACGTTTTTACAGAAGACCATGCTGCTCTTACGGGAGCAAGGGAGGTCGTTTTCGAAGAGAACCTGGATCCGGAAAGATCCTGGAACGGTAATCTCAATTTCGTAAAGAAAATATTCGCCGGGAATTATACCTTCATAGGGCTTGACGCGACCTTGTTCTATACCCATTTTAACAATAAGATAATCGCTGATTATGATACGGATCCCAATAAGATCATGTATCGTAACCTGGAGGGTTACGCCATCTCAAAGGGGATTTCCCTGAATGCGGATATCGATTTTTCCAGCGGTCTGAAAATACTGGTAGGAGGAACCTTAATGGACGTTTATAGTAAAGAGAACGGGGAAAAGCGTAGACAACAACTAACGGAAAAATTTGCCGGTGTATGGAACATTAGTTACACCCTTAAAGGAACGGGTTTGAAGATCGATTATACGGGGAATTTGTACGGGCCAATGCGCCTGCCCCTTTTGAGCGAACAGGACCCCAGGAGCGCCTACTCGCCCTGGTGGAGTATTCAGAATATTCAGGTGAGTACCTCCCTGGGAGAAAGAATAGAAATTTACGGCGGATTAAAGAACCTGCTGAACTGGCGGCCGGGAAGGGAAGATCCTTTTATTATTGCAAGGGCGCACGATCCCTTTGATAAACAAGTTGTATTTGATAATGCGGGCCAGGCAATTGCCACAGATTCCAATCCCTACGGCCTTACTTTTGACCCGGCCTACGTATATGGCCCCAACCAGGGTATCAGGGGATTCTTTGGTGTCCGCTTTACTCATGGTTCTGTTTCAAAAAGGTAAAAAGGCGGAGAAAACCCTTCTTTTAACAGGAGGGCCTGAGATACATTATAGACAGGGATGCCGCCCGCTGTTGCGCCCTCCAGGGTTCCCAGGTGGGCGTGACCATGGAAGACAGCCGTTACCTGCCGGTGTTCGAGCGGTTCGGCAAGGTGGGAGGATCCCAGGAAGGGAAATATTTGCTCAGGCTCTCCTTTTACTGTTTCCGGGATCGGGGAGTAATGCAGGAGGACAATTTTTTTAAGACCGGAGCTTTTGCTTTCCAGTCGTACCAGAGCGCGGTCCAGCCGCATGGCCTCATTTACGGAAACCTGTATGTAATCTTTGTTCATTTGTTCACCCCACATGGGGAGCATATGCTGCCCGAAACCTCCGCCGAACCCTTTTACTCCGGCAAATCCTATGTCATGGATAATTACCGACTCCCCGTCCAAGATATGGACCTGTTCCTTGTTCAGAATATCTATGACCTCATCCTGAATGCCTGATTCGCAATCATGGTTCCCCAGCACGCCTATCACCGGAATACTGCAGGCTTCCAGTTCATCCGCAAGCACCCGGGCTTCATCGGCCCGGCCGGTATCGGTGAGATCACCGCAAATCAATAATACATCCGCCTGTGTCGAAAGCATTTCAAAATGGGCCTTCCACAGGCCCTGGTCTGTATGTCGGACGTGAATGTCTGCCATTGCCGCAATTCGTACCTTATTTTTCCTAGCCATTTCAGAGATTTGTTACAGAGAATATTTTGTATCCCCATTCAATAATATCTGCATTGTATTCATTATTCTCCAGCAGGGGGCCGCGGCAAATTTTGTCTACCGGGGCAGGAAGATCGTATTGTTCGCCGGCGCGTTTTAGCAATTCGTTAAAAAGCCACCGCGGGATATTGTCCCGTTCGCCGGGGTAAACGAATTGAAAATTAAGTAACTGTGCCAGAAGAAGCTGCCAGTGCTGCTCCATGTGCATCATTAGCCTTCTCCAATCCATTTCCCTTCCTTTCTTCAGGATCAGGTGATTGACGTCAGCGCCGTCGTAACGCTCCCTGTTCTGCACATATATTTTGCTCCAGATCAGTTCTTCCGGGGCGGTAAAGCTGACAGGAACACCATACAGGCTGCCTGGTACTTTGTGAGCGAACCAGGTGTCGTCCACCGGCGAAAGATTATTAGCGCTGCTGAAAATGAAGTCGATATAGTGTTCATTCTTAAAGGCCTTTGCCAGCCAGCGAGCATCTGTTGTTTCCGTTAAAATTCCCTTTCCGGATAAGAATTTCAATATGCGGGGACATTCGCCCGCTGAACATAAAATATCGAGATCCTTCGTGTCCCGGAATACGCCCGTGTGTTCTTTCAAGGCATAAGCGCCTCCAATAAGAAAGGGAAAACCCTTCTCTTCCAAGAGTTTAAGGGTTTCCTGATAAAAACGATGTGCAGTGCCTGTTGCCACTA is a window from the Anseongella ginsenosidimutans genome containing:
- a CDS encoding rhodanese-like domain-containing protein, with amino-acid sequence MNRLFNILTTLFLIALFASCSAKKSEPWNQEQLMPPEELAGIIKDSAAAKPLVVCIGPGALIKGSVDVGQTGEEPNLEKLRGLLAEEDRDKAIVLYCGCCPFEKCPNIRPAFTLLNDMKFTNHRLLNLSNNLKTDWIEKGYPVEDLTALD
- a CDS encoding TonB-dependent receptor plug domain-containing protein; translation: MIRNILLSTGLALCGYGAAAQAEKGEQEAGEEEPASLEQVVVSGTMKEVLKLESPVPVEVYTSSFFKANPTPSIFDALQHVNGVRPQLNCNICNTGDIHINGLEGAYTMVLINGMPIVSGLSTVYGLSGIPQALIERVEIVKGPASTLYGSEAVAGLINIITKKPEDAPVWSADVFTTSWAEVSADIAAKFEAGRKAHSLAGINYFNYRHPVDGNDDGFTDVTLQNRFSVFNKWDFERENGRLFSLAGRYIYEDRWGGEMDWNRKYRGGDDLYGESIYTSRWEVFGNYQLPVEDNILFRFSANGHDQNSMYGTSPYLADQYIAFGQLTWNKPLQHHDLLAGLTYRYTWYNDNTPATADFDDPAADRPVQTRLPGIFLQDEITIDFRNKLLLGFRYDYHSVHGSILTPRLNYKWSSGDKNNVLRLSLGSGYRVANVFTEDHAALTGAREVVFEENLDPERSWNGNLNFVKKIFAGNYTFIGLDATLFYTHFNNKIIADYDTDPNKIMYRNLEGYAISKGISLNADIDFSSGLKILVGGTLMDVYSKENGEKRRQQLTEKFAGVWNISYTLKGTGLKIDYTGNLYGPMRLPLLSEQDPRSAYSPWWSIQNIQVSTSLGERIEIYGGLKNLLNWRPGREDPFIIARAHDPFDKQVVFDNAGQAIATDSNPYGLTFDPAYVYGPNQGIRGFFGVRFTHGSVSKR
- a CDS encoding metallophosphoesterase family protein — translated: MARKNKVRIAAMADIHVRHTDQGLWKAHFEMLSTQADVLLICGDLTDTGRADEARVLADELEACSIPVIGVLGNHDCESGIQDEVIDILNKEQVHILDGESVIIHDIGFAGVKGFGGGFGQHMLPMWGEQMNKDYIQVSVNEAMRLDRALVRLESKSSGLKKIVLLHYSPIPETVKGEPEQIFPFLGSSHLAEPLEHRQVTAVFHGHAHLGTLEGATAGGIPVYNVSQALLLKEGFSPPFYLFETEP